GATGTTTCCATTGATCGGTATACCGGTCTCTATATAGTCTTTCAGTCCCGTTTCCTTTTCAAAAACAATCAGCGCACCGATGCGCCGCTTGGCCATGTACCTGACGGATTTCACCATCGCTTCCCTCAGCTTGTCCTGCTCAGTTGTGGAGCTTGCACTCCCATTGGTGCGGAACAGGCTGCCACGTCCGAGCTGCTCAAGTGCGCGCCTCAGCTCAGGCTGGAAGATGACGATGATTGCAAGGAAACCCCATTCCAGGACAGTATCGAACATCTGTGTAGTTGTCGTCAAATCGAAGAAGTTACTGATTGATCGGCCGATGAGGATGAGAAATATCCCTTTTATCAGCTGGATGGCCTTTGTGCCCTTCATTACAGTAATCAGAAGATATATTACATACCATACAATCAGCAGATCGACAATACTTGCTATTATGGTTGCCGTAGTGACATTTTCAAAAAAATTGCCTGTCTGCATAATGCGTCCCTCACTTAATCATTCATATGGACCCAAGTCTCTTTTCCAATTCTTCATGAATATTGGAAAGGACTTCGTCTTGTCTGATCATCTCCACATCAGTTCCAAGACCCTTGAATCTTTTTTCTGCTTCTCTTATATTTCCATTCCTATACTTTGCGTAGCTGTCGAGCAGCTGCATTACTGGAACTCCCGACTCCGATACCATTGCTTCGAGTGCTTCCGTCTTGCCGAGCATAGCGAGGTTTTTCCCTTCAAGGAGGGAAAGCTCGTCCTTCCTATAGTCGATATTCAGCATCCTGGAATGCTTTTTGATGCGTGTCACGAAACGGGAAGAAGTAAAGTATTCCCCAGCCTTATGATAGCACTTTGCCACCTCAAACAGGATTCTTATGACCCCAAGGTCAAAATCGGAAAAACGAAGGATGGTATAGAGCGTATCTTCCAGCAGGTCGAGCGATGCTTCGTACGAGTCCTCTTCACCCAGTAATTCCACTTTGAGGATGACTGCGTCGATATAGGCCTGGTTGATTGAGACGGTCGACAGCAGTTCAAGCGCCCGGTCAATATGTACCCTCAGCTTCCTCCGGTCTCCCGTATGCTTGAAGTACTTGGCATAAAGAAGATGGACACGCCCGCTGTCTGGTGCTGTAATCTGTTCCACCTCTTCATATTCCTTCTCTATGAAATAGTGGAGCGACGAATAGTCCCCCTGCTCCATCTTCTGTTCATAATAGGCGATTTCACGCAGAATCTCCACATCATTATAACGGAAGTGGGAAACTTCCTGCATAAAATCGTTGACCGAGCAGTTGAGCCTTTCGCTCAATTTGATCAATACATTGGTTGAAGGGTGCACGCTTCCCTTTTCGATCAGGCTCAAATATGTCCTGGAAATGATGCCGTCTGCCAACTCTTCCTGTGTAAGGTTGTTATTATTGCGTATTTCCTTGATCCGCTGTCCGATCATAATGGTGCCCCTTTCACTGTCTTAACAGTTCCATCATACCAAAATGGCAAAAATGCAACAAATGTTACAAGTGTGATCAAGCAAATATTATCGATGTTCATTTTATTGACATCGCTTTTATACTTAATCATACTATAAATATACATTATAAGGGGTGTTCTACATGAAAAAATTATTGGTTATCGATAACCTCGCCCAACTGAAAAGCGTAAGT
The sequence above is drawn from the Salinicoccus roseus genome and encodes:
- the cdaA gene encoding diadenylate cyclase CdaA → MQTGNFFENVTTATIIASIVDLLIVWYVIYLLITVMKGTKAIQLIKGIFLILIGRSISNFFDLTTTTQMFDTVLEWGFLAIIVIFQPELRRALEQLGRGSLFRTNGSASSTTEQDKLREAMVKSVRYMAKRRIGALIVFEKETGLKDYIETGIPINGNITSELLINIFIPNTPLHDGAMIIQGDKIATAASYLPLSDSSKIAKNLGTRHRAAVGLSEVTDAFTVVVSEETGNISVTYDSKLTKEISLDELDELLKSHWSILPPLKEGGGLFARK
- a CDS encoding helix-turn-helix domain-containing protein is translated as MIGQRIKEIRNNNNLTQEELADGIISRTYLSLIEKGSVHPSTNVLIKLSERLNCSVNDFMQEVSHFRYNDVEILREIAYYEQKMEQGDYSSLHYFIEKEYEEVEQITAPDSGRVHLLYAKYFKHTGDRRKLRVHIDRALELLSTVSINQAYIDAVILKVELLGEEDSYEASLDLLEDTLYTILRFSDFDLGVIRILFEVAKCYHKAGEYFTSSRFVTRIKKHSRMLNIDYRKDELSLLEGKNLAMLGKTEALEAMVSESGVPVMQLLDSYAKYRNGNIREAEKRFKGLGTDVEMIRQDEVLSNIHEELEKRLGSI